A stretch of the Synechocystis sp. PCC 7338 genome encodes the following:
- a CDS encoding DUF1818 family protein yields the protein MQIKIIQEGPGWRWGFDPNAETFPFLLGSEDWALELTRAEFADFKRLSRELAETVTAIAEELMEEEKICCELSSELIWLEIEGYAHAYGLRFILHQGRKAEGGWPATIVPALLASLQSYGSGET from the coding sequence GTGCAGATCAAAATCATTCAGGAAGGTCCTGGTTGGCGCTGGGGTTTTGATCCCAATGCCGAGACTTTTCCCTTTTTACTCGGCTCAGAGGATTGGGCGTTGGAGTTGACCAGGGCAGAATTTGCTGATTTTAAGCGTTTAAGTCGGGAGTTGGCCGAGACTGTCACGGCGATCGCCGAGGAGTTAATGGAGGAGGAAAAAATTTGTTGTGAACTGAGCAGTGAGTTAATTTGGCTGGAGATTGAGGGCTACGCCCACGCCTACGGATTGAGGTTTATTTTGCACCAAGGGCGTAAAGCGGAAGGGGGTTGGCCGGCGACAATAGTGCCAGCATTGTTAGCTAGCTTGCAGAGCTATGGCTCAGGGGAAACCTAA
- the psaK gene encoding photosystem I reaction center subunit PsaK, with product MHSFLLATAVPATLSWSPKVAGVMIACNILAIAFGKFTIKQQSVGTPMPSPNFFGGFGLGAVLGTASFGHILGAGVILGLANMGVL from the coding sequence ATGCATAGCTTTTTATTGGCCACCGCCGTTCCCGCTACCCTGTCCTGGAGCCCCAAAGTTGCTGGGGTAATGATTGCTTGCAACATTTTGGCGATCGCCTTTGGTAAATTCACTATCAAACAACAAAGTGTGGGCACCCCCATGCCTTCCCCCAATTTCTTTGGTGGATTTGGTTTAGGGGCTGTGCTGGGCACTGCCAGCTTTGGCCACATCCTCGGCGCTGGAGTAATCCTGGGATTGGCAAATATGGGAGTACTTTAA
- a CDS encoding protein phosphatase 2C domain-containing protein, which yields MWRTVCQSAIGSFHVETGLPCQDYGAYQTLGKDILIGAVADGAGSAKHSDLGAKVAVETAIQFVLDLVSGGFDEQNSENQTLAEEGSEKTLSAIFEQFFFLFC from the coding sequence ATGTGGAGAACGGTTTGTCAGTCGGCGATCGGCAGTTTTCATGTCGAAACAGGGTTGCCTTGCCAGGATTACGGAGCTTATCAAACCCTGGGCAAAGACATCTTAATTGGGGCAGTAGCCGATGGAGCTGGCAGTGCCAAGCATTCTGACCTGGGGGCCAAGGTGGCAGTGGAAACGGCGATTCAGTTTGTTCTTGATCTAGTGAGCGGGGGTTTTGATGAGCAAAATTCCGAAAATCAAACCTTAGCAGAGGAAGGATCAGAAAAAACTTTATCAGCTATTTTTGAGCAATTTTTTTTCCTCTTTTGTTGA
- a CDS encoding PP2C family serine/threonine-protein phosphatase, with protein sequence MTKVQQELQHVTQVSKVEFPDLATTLLVFIATSKWLVAMQIGDGFILAKPVGEKYQLLFQPDKGEYINETTFVTSANASAEMQIRVLAEPLEFICAATDGVEKVAINYADWQPFPPFFQPLEQYLQTTEQPLEEDLKEFLQRKDLNARTTDDKTLLLALWTNNQ encoded by the coding sequence TTGACAAAAGTTCAACAGGAATTACAACACGTAACTCAAGTGTCTAAAGTTGAATTTCCTGATCTTGCCACCACTTTATTGGTGTTTATTGCTACTTCAAAATGGTTAGTGGCGATGCAAATTGGGGATGGTTTTATTCTGGCTAAACCTGTGGGTGAGAAATACCAGTTATTATTTCAACCCGATAAGGGGGAGTATATCAACGAGACCACCTTCGTTACTTCTGCTAATGCTTCGGCGGAAATGCAAATTCGAGTTTTAGCTGAACCTTTAGAATTTATTTGTGCCGCCACCGATGGAGTGGAAAAAGTAGCAATTAATTATGCTGATTGGCAACCTTTTCCGCCATTTTTTCAACCGTTAGAACAGTATTTACAGACAACTGAGCAACCATTAGAGGAAGATCTGAAAGAATTTTTACAACGGAAAGATTTGAATGCTCGCACAACCGACGATAAAACTTTATTGTTGGCATTATGGACAAACAATCAGTAA
- a CDS encoding VWA domain-containing protein — protein MPIGVAEFMENQENRCPVVLVLDTSGSMQGAPIRALNEGIKTFQQDVLRDTQAMLSVETAVVTFGNGGVQTVQDFVGIDRFSPPILEAGDLTPMGEAIELALDLVEDRKAVYKSHGIQYYRPWVFLITDGAPTDQWLNAAQRVQQAEAANRLLFFSVGVQGADMAKLRQISNNPPVLLNGLDFRDLFQWLSSSMKRVSGSKVGESIALPPVSWGQITT, from the coding sequence ATGCCCATCGGTGTTGCTGAATTTATGGAAAACCAGGAGAATCGCTGTCCGGTGGTTCTGGTACTGGACACATCTGGCTCGATGCAAGGAGCGCCGATTAGGGCTTTGAATGAGGGCATTAAAACCTTTCAGCAGGATGTGTTGCGCGATACCCAAGCAATGTTGAGTGTGGAAACAGCCGTAGTGACCTTTGGCAATGGTGGGGTGCAAACAGTGCAGGACTTTGTCGGAATTGACCGATTTAGTCCTCCCATTCTGGAAGCCGGAGATTTGACTCCCATGGGAGAAGCCATTGAGTTGGCATTGGATCTAGTGGAGGATCGTAAGGCGGTGTACAAAAGCCATGGCATTCAATATTACCGGCCTTGGGTGTTTTTGATTACCGACGGTGCGCCCACAGATCAATGGCTCAATGCGGCCCAGCGAGTGCAACAGGCAGAAGCGGCAAATCGCCTATTATTTTTCTCCGTTGGCGTACAGGGGGCAGATATGGCAAAGTTGAGGCAAATTTCCAATAATCCCCCGGTATTACTCAATGGCTTAGATTTTCGGGATCTATTCCAGTGGTTAAGTAGTTCAATGAAGCGGGTATCCGGCAGTAAAGTTGGGGAGTCCATTGCCTTACCTCCAGTTAGTTGGGGACAAATCACCACCTAG
- the lptB gene encoding LPS export ABC transporter ATP-binding protein has product MTGFLARTAIVTLVLENIHKLYGKRCVVNRVNAQVAPGEIVGLLGPNGAGKTTTFYIATGLVKPNTGRVWLHQRDITNLPLNQRAHLGLGYLTQQASVFRQLSVRDNILLALEQTGVSPPLRKHRLEQLLAEFRLEKVANTQGSQISGGERRRTELARALAIGVEGPQFLLLDEPFAGVDPIAVAEIQTIIAQLRERNMGILITDHNVRETLAITNRGYIMRDGQILASGSAGELSENPLVRQYYLGEKFQL; this is encoded by the coding sequence GTGACAGGCTTTTTAGCGAGAACGGCGATCGTGACCTTAGTTTTAGAAAATATCCATAAACTCTACGGCAAACGTTGTGTGGTCAATCGGGTCAACGCCCAGGTCGCCCCTGGGGAAATTGTCGGTTTGCTGGGCCCCAACGGCGCCGGAAAAACCACTACCTTTTACATTGCTACGGGACTGGTAAAACCTAATACGGGTCGAGTGTGGCTCCACCAGCGGGACATCACGAATTTACCCCTTAACCAGAGGGCCCATTTGGGCTTAGGTTATCTTACCCAGCAGGCCAGCGTCTTTCGTCAGTTGAGTGTGCGGGATAATATTCTCCTTGCCTTAGAACAAACTGGGGTGTCACCGCCCCTAAGAAAACATCGGCTTGAGCAACTATTGGCAGAATTTCGCTTGGAAAAGGTAGCTAACACCCAAGGCTCGCAAATTTCCGGGGGAGAACGACGGCGCACTGAGCTGGCCCGGGCCCTGGCGATCGGGGTGGAAGGACCACAATTTTTATTGTTGGATGAACCCTTTGCTGGGGTTGATCCCATTGCTGTGGCGGAAATTCAGACCATCATTGCCCAGTTGCGGGAACGAAATATGGGTATTTTAATCACCGACCACAATGTGCGGGAAACCCTAGCCATCACCAACCGAGGTTACATTATGCGGGACGGGCAAATTTTGGCTTCCGGCAGTGCGGGAGAGTTATCGGAAAATCCTTTGGTGCGGCAATATTATCTGGGCGAAAAATTCCAGTTGTAA
- a CDS encoding prevent-host-death protein, producing MSSSEIQYVSDEAGRAVAVLVPIDLWQEIQSERETAYLLKSESMKNRLLEAKGRNTGFSLVEVNEKLGI from the coding sequence ATGAGTTCTTCCGAAATCCAGTACGTTTCCGATGAAGCTGGCAGAGCCGTTGCTGTGCTGGTTCCCATTGACCTATGGCAGGAAATTCAATCCGAAAGGGAAACTGCTTATCTTCTGAAGAGCGAGAGCATGAAGAATCGCTTACTGGAAGCCAAGGGACGAAACACAGGGTTTAGTCTGGTGGAAGTTAATGAAAAACTTGGAATTTGA
- the cobK gene encoding precorrin-6A reductase, protein MVDNLPSVWLIGGTVDSRTIAEELITQSIGCLVTVTTPEARHLYPIHPSLRVHVGALSPEEIPAFLERHGITVIVDASHPFATQITATVTAIAKERHIPYIRFERPPLALGENTLEVPDVDSLTTGSYQTYLVGKRVLLTVGARWLGHFSTLHSQALLFARTLPYPQALAQAIAAGFTSDRIIALRPPVAESLEIALWQQWQIQVVVTKASGAQGGEDVKKRVAQALGVTLIRIARPENKVGQTVNDLSPIYQFCQSHLRT, encoded by the coding sequence ATGGTGGATAACCTACCAAGCGTTTGGTTAATTGGCGGAACGGTGGATAGTCGCACGATCGCCGAGGAACTCATTACCCAGAGCATAGGTTGTCTGGTGACAGTCACGACCCCGGAGGCCAGGCACTTATATCCCATTCATCCTAGTTTAAGAGTTCACGTCGGAGCCTTAAGCCCGGAGGAAATACCAGCCTTTCTAGAACGCCACGGCATTACTGTCATTGTCGATGCTTCCCATCCTTTTGCGACCCAAATTACTGCCACCGTCACGGCGATCGCCAAGGAAAGACATATTCCCTATATCCGATTTGAGCGCCCGCCTCTGGCGTTGGGAGAAAACACCCTGGAAGTGCCCGACGTTGATAGTTTAACCACCGGATCTTATCAAACATACCTAGTGGGTAAAAGGGTGTTACTGACCGTGGGCGCCCGCTGGTTGGGCCATTTCAGTACCCTGCATAGCCAAGCTCTTCTATTTGCCCGCACTCTGCCCTATCCCCAAGCCCTAGCCCAGGCGATCGCCGCCGGATTTACCTCCGACCGAATAATTGCCCTACGCCCCCCCGTAGCTGAATCGTTGGAAATCGCCCTATGGCAACAATGGCAAATCCAAGTGGTGGTCACGAAAGCCTCCGGTGCCCAAGGGGGAGAAGATGTAAAAAAAAGGGTAGCTCAAGCTTTGGGGGTAACTCTGATCAGAATTGCCCGACCCGAGAACAAAGTAGGGCAGACTGTGAATGATCTTTCTCCGATCTACCAGTTTTGTCAGAGTCATTTACGAACCTAA
- a CDS encoding NAD(P)H-quinone oxidoreductase subunit N, producing MDFSSNVAAQLNAGTILPEGVVIVTLLLVLIVDLIGGRKVALALPYLAIAGLLVSVGLLVTSWSMADPIGFIGAFNGDNLSVIFRGIIALSTVVTILMSVRYVQQTGTSLAEFIAILLTATLGGMFLSAANELVMIFISLEMLSISSYLMTGYMKRDPRSNEAALKYLLIGASSSAIFLYGLSLLYGLSGGETQLVLIAEKLVNADSMGQSLGLAIALVFVIAGIAFKISAVPFHQWTPDVYEGSPTPVVAFLSVGSKAAGFAVAIRLLVTAFGGITDEWHVIFTALAVLSMVLGNVVALAQTSMKRMLAYSSIGQAGFVMIGLVAGSEDGYASMVFYLLIYLFMNLGAFSCIILFTLRTGSDQISDYAGLYHKDPLLTLGLSICLLSLGGIPPLAGFFGKIYIFWAGWQSGLYGLVLLGLVTSVVSIYYYIRVVKMMVVKEPQEMSDVIKNYPAIKWNLPGMRPLQVGIVATLVATSLAGILANPLFNLATDSVVSTKMLQTALQQTEDTAAIAISHDLP from the coding sequence ATGGACTTTTCTAGTAACGTTGCAGCGCAACTCAATGCGGGGACAATTTTGCCGGAGGGCGTTGTTATTGTCACTCTCCTGCTTGTGCTAATTGTGGATTTGATTGGAGGACGAAAGGTAGCTTTGGCCCTGCCCTATCTGGCGATCGCCGGTTTATTAGTGTCGGTGGGTTTGCTAGTTACTTCCTGGTCCATGGCGGATCCCATCGGTTTTATCGGCGCTTTTAACGGGGATAACCTCAGCGTTATTTTCCGAGGCATCATTGCCCTGTCCACCGTTGTCACCATTTTGATGTCGGTGCGCTACGTCCAACAAACGGGGACTTCCTTGGCGGAATTCATTGCCATTTTGCTCACCGCCACCTTAGGGGGCATGTTCCTCTCGGCGGCCAACGAGTTGGTGATGATTTTCATCTCCCTGGAAATGCTCAGTATTTCCTCCTACCTAATGACCGGTTACATGAAACGGGACCCCCGTTCCAATGAAGCGGCGTTGAAATATTTGCTCATTGGTGCTTCTAGTTCTGCCATTTTTCTTTACGGTCTTTCCCTGCTCTACGGTTTGTCCGGCGGCGAAACCCAGTTGGTATTAATTGCGGAAAAGTTAGTCAATGCCGACAGTATGGGTCAATCCCTCGGTCTGGCGATCGCCCTAGTCTTTGTCATTGCCGGTATTGCCTTTAAAATTTCCGCTGTGCCCTTCCACCAATGGACCCCCGACGTTTACGAAGGTTCTCCCACCCCAGTGGTAGCTTTTCTTTCGGTGGGATCTAAGGCGGCTGGTTTTGCAGTGGCCATTCGGTTGTTGGTGACCGCCTTTGGTGGCATTACCGATGAATGGCACGTTATTTTCACAGCTCTGGCAGTGTTGAGCATGGTGCTGGGCAACGTGGTGGCCCTGGCCCAAACCAGCATGAAACGGATGTTGGCCTACTCTTCCATTGGTCAGGCGGGCTTTGTGATGATTGGCCTAGTGGCCGGCAGTGAAGATGGTTACGCCAGCATGGTGTTTTACCTTCTTATTTACCTGTTTATGAACCTGGGGGCGTTTAGTTGCATCATCCTCTTTACTCTCCGCACTGGCAGTGACCAAATTAGTGATTATGCCGGTCTCTACCACAAAGATCCTCTACTCACCCTAGGCTTGAGCATTTGTTTATTGTCCCTGGGTGGTATCCCCCCCCTTGCAGGCTTTTTCGGCAAAATTTACATCTTCTGGGCCGGTTGGCAGTCAGGATTGTACGGCTTAGTTCTCCTCGGCTTGGTCACAAGCGTTGTTTCCATCTACTACTACATTAGAGTGGTAAAAATGATGGTGGTGAAGGAACCTCAGGAAATGTCCGACGTAATCAAAAATTATCCGGCCATCAAATGGAATTTGCCTGGTATGCGTCCCCTACAGGTAGGCATTGTCGCTACCCTGGTGGCCACCTCCCTAGCCGGTATTCTTGCCAACCCCCTCTTTAACTTAGCCACTGACTCTGTGGTCAGCACCAAGATGTTGCAGACAGCCCTTCAGCAAACGGAAGACACTGCGGCGATCGCCATTTCCCATGATTTACCCTAG
- a CDS encoding Txe/YoeB family addiction module toxin, translated as MKNLEFDPNAFDDLQWWIEHDRKQALRIMKLIKEIQRDPFTGLGKPEPLKHELSGCWSRRITQEHRLIYEVQNEKIRILACRYHY; from the coding sequence ATGAAAAACTTGGAATTTGACCCTAATGCCTTTGATGATCTGCAATGGTGGATTGAGCATGATCGCAAACAGGCCTTAAGGATTATGAAATTAATTAAAGAAATTCAGCGAGATCCTTTTACCGGATTGGGAAAACCAGAACCTTTAAAACATGAATTATCAGGCTGTTGGTCACGGAGAATTACCCAGGAGCACCGTTTAATTTATGAAGTTCAAAATGAAAAAATTCGCATTCTAGCTTGTCGTTATCATTACTGA
- a CDS encoding LptA/OstA family protein has product MIRLPVVLPQSFLPPRLLSCHWGWLAIVLASLWSLSSLPVNTGSSVVAQTAPSSPMTVRSDIQEANSQTGVVTARGNVQVYYPARNLQATAAQAQYFSQERRLVLSGNVYVLQDGNSMRAETMTYLVDEGRFVANPEANQQVESIYLVEESQNPAGPSPTGPNPLPGETLPDLPPLGS; this is encoded by the coding sequence ATGATTCGTTTGCCCGTGGTATTACCTCAAAGTTTTCTTCCCCCTCGTTTGCTATCTTGCCATTGGGGCTGGTTGGCGATCGTCTTGGCCTCCTTATGGAGCTTATCTTCACTGCCTGTTAACACCGGTTCCTCGGTGGTGGCTCAAACGGCCCCTTCTAGCCCCATGACCGTTCGCTCTGACATCCAAGAGGCCAACTCCCAAACTGGAGTGGTAACTGCCCGTGGTAACGTTCAAGTTTACTATCCTGCTCGCAATTTGCAAGCAACGGCGGCCCAGGCCCAGTATTTTTCCCAGGAGAGACGGTTAGTACTCAGCGGCAACGTCTATGTGCTCCAGGATGGCAACAGTATGCGGGCGGAAACCATGACCTATTTGGTGGATGAAGGGCGCTTCGTTGCTAACCCCGAAGCCAATCAACAGGTGGAATCGATTTATCTAGTGGAGGAGTCCCAAAATCCAGCCGGACCTTCCCCCACTGGCCCCAATCCCCTGCCTGGTGAAACTTTGCCGGATTTGCCTCCCCTGGGTTCTTAG